The Eriocheir sinensis breed Jianghai 21 chromosome 28, ASM2467909v1, whole genome shotgun sequence region GATATTGAGCAGTCCTTGGTGGTATTTGCAATATTTAAGAATGCTGGAGAATCGTGGATGAATTTGGCAGGGTGTGTGAGTGGAGACAGTGAAAGTAAATTtttacaaacaaataaaaaagtactGTGCTCCTCATAATTGTCTAAGCTCCATAAGTTTTAGataaggtggtggtagtgggatcCTGATCTAACTCTTCCACACTGTCCAATGAACTGGCAAAGTCTGATTGATAATATAAGTAATAAAGCAAAAATCCTACGCATCCTCAACATGTTCTGGCAAAGCAATACTAGTGTTGTGTGATAATTGCAATACCTATTACTTGTCAAGAATGCAGAATTAAGGTGAAGCTCACCTGCTGGCTCTGGATAAACCCCCGACCGCAGACCTTGCACTTGTACGGCCGCTCTCCAGTGTGGATCCTGATGTGTGTCTTGAGGTGGTCCTTCCTTTTGAACTTGCGAGAACAATACTGGCATTTGTGGATGCGTGTATCATTCCCCGTCGTGCTGAGCCGGTCCAGCCGACGGAGAGAGGGTGCTTATTGGGAACATTCTCTGCAGTGCCAGTAAGAGAAGAACCGTGATAACTTCTTTTATCAACAACAAAACAGGTTGTAGTTTATGAATCTATACTTTAACCCTTCAATACAGAAtaaaacataacctccatgccatattTTGGTTTTACAGACTTCGTGGTAGTCCAATGATGACCATAGCCTTTAGCATCTCGTCTACTAGGATATATGGTTAGAAATGAAATGACTCATATATAGATCATGGTACTGAAAGAGGTTAACAATAACTGTGACACCACTGAATAAGGCTTTAACAAGAGAATGGCATAAGCTCTGACCAAAACAGCCAGTAGTGTGAAAtttacaaagagaataatgtgcAATATATAGGACCTATAGAGTGGCTACTTCTACCTTAATGCTTCAAGTGATTTTAAAGAATAAATTAAATTCCTTCATTGACAATTTATTCTAACTATGGAATATAAGTGTCCCAATGTTATATCAGCAATATGCATTCATAAATTGGAACCCAGGCATAACCACTGAAGTCAAGTTCATCTAGTGATTGAAAAAAGGCCTCATTATATATGGTGACTGAACTCCAATAACATAGATGAACTAACTCTTTTTCCAAAACAAGTAAAGAGCAGCAGCATAACACTGTTTACACAGCAACTGCTGAGAGTGGGTTATGACACACTTAATCAGCACAAATGATTACTCCATGTGAGGATGCATGATGCTGTCATAATGTACCACCTAAACACTTAAGCAAAGAACAGTATGCTACTTTGGAAACTGCTATGATGTAAGTTAATATATACCCCATATGGTGGTTGTGAGGCGGTTGGATGAGGATCGTGCTGAAGAAAACTACCAAAGATGGCTGTAGAGAGTGGGTAAGGGGGCCGCGAGGGATCCCCTAGAGGCAGCGGAGACACACCCGTTACATCCACTGGACTGTCCCAGTTATTGCCGCCCAAGTCTGGCTTGACACGCTGCAAGTGCAAGAAAGGAAAGTAGTTTAAGAGAATTTCTCATTTCTATATCTGAAATGTCTCCTTTCTGGATACATAAATAGTAATCCAGAagtatttaatttgtatgaataaattgCTCTTTTAATAAAATTGTAACatgctactgagagagagagagagagagagagagagagagagagagagagagagagagagatggtaatttaaatctatctatctatatatcacaGGCAGGTTAATACTTACCAAAGAGGAGTAAGGTGATCTTGCCAAAGCACCTGGTGGGCATTTTGGAAGATCATCTCTATTGATGTCTGCCTCACTGACAGACAAGAGTGAGGGGCCTGATGCTCCTGGGAGATCATATGGTCGGTGGGGTAACAAGGAGTACGGATGGTAGTCTGGATgcatggggtggggagggggtccTTGAGGGGGTCGGGCAGctgctattgctgctgctgttagtGCAGCACCTGCCGTTACTGATGGGTGCCTtactggggagggagaggggtctgAGGTGGGGTGAGGGTGAGATAGAGTTGGGTGACTGGAGGCTCCAATAGAAATTTGAGGGTTTACTAGTGGGGGAGGGTTTGGGGAGTGGGGCTCACTAACTGGGGTGGCACATTTGGTGGGGGGTCCtgtgctgggggagggggaggatgatgggCAGTGACCACCTCTATCTCCAGCTGGGGAGGATGGCCGGGAGGATGACGGCTCCATGTCTGCCAACCCTCGGACCTGAAGCACATTGAGGCACTAAGCAACAGGGAATATTTCACTCCAGAAATGAGGACAACAATATTTATCACCAAAATAAGCAATATACACATTTGATTGCTATCCTCaagttaaaggaaagaaaaaacatacagtgaaacaatattaaaaaagcaGCTATGACTGCACAAATTAATGAGAAAATTAAAATAGTTTAGCACACTTCACAACTAACCTCAAAGTAAGGAACTCTATATAAGATTCATTTAAGAAATTTAGCATATGAGTTTGCAAAATCTAATTATTTTTTAATGCAGTAATTTTCAATAATGGTATTCAAGCTGATGAGTTACTTATTCTACTCACCTACTGACACCCTTATATAATTTATGCTGTCTTTATTCCTTACAAATACTTTCATGGGAATCTACATGATTTTGTAAATTGGTGAATTAATGAATAGCTACTGAACATGAATCAGAATATTTTGTGATTAAGTTAAGAAATTGAGCTTTCTTTGGAATATACCTGATGGATTCTTTGATGTTTTAAGGTGCCTAGATTCAAAAAACACCTCAGCAATAATGTATCCATACAAGGGTGTGTTACATGCCATACACTGGCATCCCTAGGTGCTGAAACTACACTTGACTCATGAAGTGGCCTATTTGTACTGGGCTCACTATGAACTGTTCATCATCTGGATGACACAAATACACAACTTGGGGGCAGCAGTGATtatcaagaaataaaaaaaatacagttttcaaAACCGTACGAAAAAATACTTATGTTTTGCGATGCTTTGCTTATAATTATACACATAGAACTTTATCAACTACATAACAGATATTataaattaaaaaatatataaattaaaattggttggtagtgtgtgtgtgtgtgtgtgtgtgtgtgtgtgtgtgtacctaagcTCTAATAGTCTCGTCTCCATGTCTACATTCAtctagcctttccttcatttgttggacactgttcgcctccaccaccttttcctacaagctgttccatgtgctAACACTTGTATGtagaaaactatacttttttaagtcactcaaacaggttcctttattaagtttcttcctatgtcctctccATTGGTGGGCACTGCTAACCGAAAAATTTGCtttgctaactggtaatccactaactaaaaacttagcttcgcttacgctaaaccgctacactgataaagaaattaggggaagctaacgctaaccgctaatttTTTTTgcatggatttagcttcggtttagtatcttggctctaaaacccttaaaacagacctagtgacctgaaatttcaatatgttgcaGCCTAGACACAGAGCTTTCCAGAACTCTCAAATCAGATGATGATCAAACTGGGTGGCATACGCTGGGTGTGtcctcttcacattttttttctacgtGCCAGCCAGGCTTTCTTGAAggccctggatggtagtcggcccctgcccgtcatggcgcaggcaagtgtttacagtggcgccatcttttcttggctcatgttgcaccccggagctcgttcttgattcacttggacggtttcctctagagtaaGGGTTGATGGgtgttcttcaggacagcatgtgggtagttttaagccattcggcagtgactgaaaaatcccaggtgatagcggCGGATTCGAGCCAGCTTCGtctatcacgcggtgaatgcgggccccgcacgctaaccactcagccaccgacttCTAGTTGTAAAGGCTCGTCGTCTGTCCGTTAATGATGGTCCCCTTGGGGTGGCACATGACGCAccggaagtgcaagacattggcgttcgtcatatctcttgatttaagACAAAGTACTTCTCCAGGTGGTGCCACGGGTTCTGGAACTTCTGGGATTCTTGGCCGTCGgcttgagtgtcctccgcctcacccacagctgcttCCGGCTCcttaacagggtcagcatccttaGGCGGAACAAAAACATCCTCATTCGGGTTACATTCCATGACGTCCataacgataaacaaggcgacaataatgaacgcgacgactacacggtgacaacgtcgcagctgaactgaacaaaaAGCCCAACAATTTATCCTAAACccgtatattttacccaagatttccaGCAAATTTAcgccttttttactttttttcccataactgacacttttatttttattattttcagtttatttcttgtcaggtggaaagtatcgaattcttgttattgaatcccgagttcaaagcgctggaaatggaagatgcattaccctaaaataccaaaaagtttccctaataattgacTATTTACTTACTTGACTATTTATttttaaggcgtaatttacccaaaaagtggaagccctggaattattgtgcTATGTGGCTCAattggtgctgtgtctgcccacaacggacaagaacaaaacTGCAtgattttttagtggacttaaagttagtggaggaggaactacatttagcggaagctaattggtcatAACTGTCTACAAAGTTAgcaaaaacgctaatcagctaaagATATAGCTTCGCTAATTaacggttagcggattagcggaaccgtgcccaccactggtcctctcagcccctgcgttctcgcaATTAAGAAATCATCTCTATCCatctcatcaaacttatttatcaACTTAtgcagcgtgatcagatctcctctctcccctctttgtacacacaaagggagagaggagatctgattacactacatatatatatatatatatatatatatatatatatatatatatatatatatatatatatatatatatatatatatatatatatacaaacatctCCATAAGTCCCCAGACAGACTGGCTAGGTTTGTTAATCACCATTCTGATTTTGAAGTTTCTGAATCCAATTTTCATGGTTCCAGGTCTGGttgcccccaccccacacacacacacacacacacacacctcatgatGGGCGCCTTGATCGACCCCTGATTCATACAGGGCGGTGAGCGAGTACAACAACTACAGTAAACGAGTGACCGATTCCCCACCTGGAGAGAGTTGGCGACACGAAGGATGCGATGTATCTGGTCATGGCTGACGGACACCTCCCCGCGGTACATGTAGGTGAGCAGCGCCTCGCACTCATCTCCGCTCACGTCCTTGAGGAAGATGATTGGGTGCTGGTGTGCCGAGTGTCGGGAGAACAGACCCTGCAGCGCAACAGTTCACTATAATTACGTGTTTGATGGACATGCAATTACTGTAATTAACCTAAAAGACAATCAGCAGTGAAGTCAAGAAAACAACTAATTTTCTTTCTTAAGGACAAATATTTCTAGAGAATGAGGGAACAACTCATTATTTGTGATAACGAGCAGCATTCATGTTCTGACTACTGTGATGCTGAACAGAatgatgtggtgtgtgtgaccggAATGGGAGGAGGCTCTGACCTGGAAGTATTGTGAGCATGCCGAGAGGACCAGCTTGTGAGCCTGGTAGGTCCGCTGGTCCTCGCAGGCTAGAGTGACGTCCACCAAGGCGGCATCTCTGTACAGCgaccccacctccgccaccacagTGGACTGGTGGTGTGTCCACCGCAGCTCATACCGCCTCACATCCATCTTATTTCTCTCATCTGCCAAAGAAGTAAAAGACAGTTAGACAAGCAAAACTTTCATAAACCTTTAAAAAAATGCAGCTTTATCTCCTGACGTATCAAAATGCTACTAAAACTTTGCTCACTTTAATTAGGCAGCACCTGACATAACATTAGTTTTGAAGGGAATGCATCTTTATGATGTATTTTGGTGCTATGGCCGACACAGCTGCAGTAGCCAAATGAAGACCTTTCTTATTCTATATTCTTAAAAATTAATGCCATCTTTCTATAAGAATTTCTACGTTTTTACGAGTTCCTACTAAGAACTCTAATTACGTGTAAGAGGCTAAACAAAAAGTGATCATATAGGTAATATATTTTTTCGTGTAAGAGGCTCAACAAAAAGTGATCATATAGGTAATCTATATTTTAATGCTCTGAAAATTTGAGATAATTTTAAAGGAGCAAGTAATGACTGTACAGAATGTGTGAACGCAATAAAAATGAACAAGTAACGACTGAATATGCATGGTGTGGAAGCAATAAAATATCTTGAAAATATATTATTTTGTCTTAAAAAGTGAAACGACTAAGGCTACATTAATGACAAATGACATCATTTAAGGAAAAGACCCTCCTATCGTAAATAAATCCATAACTATCTTAACATCAGACTAACACCCACCGTGAAAATATAAATACTATATAGTACAAGATTAGGTATATTTATTGTATGCATTATATCGCATACACATCGCCATATGAAATGCATGTAAAACTTTTATATAGGTCTGAGTGTTTAGTATGACGGACTGATAGAAAAAAAAGCTAGGAGAGGagcggaaagaggagaaatggggaaaagaaaatgagaggagaaataaCCAAGAGGAGTGGCAAAACGAGTCATGTGTATGttcgtttgtctgtgtgtctgtcttgttATGCCCTTCTGGTAGGCTTTTCTCTACACTGTGGTCAATTAAACAACTTTTAACTAACACTGGAGTGAATGGGGCAGCAGTTTGCGGTCCACCAGAGGGAGAAAACAGCAGACATGGTAAATATTTTCCTCCCGTGGGATGTAAACAATGTGAGGCGGAAAATACAGGTTAAGTTTTGGATCGACCTTGCCCTGCTATTGGATGCCAcggacgaagggaaaaaaaaaatgttgagatacgcttatgaaacacacacacacacacacacacagcaacaagaTATACGTGTACATCAGTCCTAAACCGAAAgtaaccctctccctctccacccagcCTCagtgcccccccacccccacccccccccaaccCGTCCTTCTTCTCCTGACGCGTCCTCCATCCCTCAAATGTCCGCTATACTCCTTTGGCGTATTTTTGTCCTTTACTTTTACAAAATTTCCTTCTGAGGCAAATATTTAAAGACGACCGAGGCGACGCAACACCAAACTTccggcgtggtgtgtgtgtgtgtgtgtgtgtcgggccaAGACGTGCAAGCAAGGGTCTCCGCCAACCAACTTTAGGCGAGGTGTTCCATTCCCAGGAATCTATGCAGGCCAGACTTACCATGAGGACCAGGAATAAGTgcttgagagaggagagagagggggagggagtaggCATCAGCAGCTTTAACCTGAGCCGTCCAGGAGCCACACACAACTCTCTTCTCATCAACATTCACAACTCAGTTTTACTACATCAATATCTGGTATCcacttcctgactgactgactgctgctgctgctgctgctcgctCGCTTCCAGGAATCAGTACTATAAAGActtccccgccacacacacacacacacacacacacacacacacgcagcgttACATAAGTCATTCGTTGTGCCAGATATATAAGATTGAATTATAACTAATCTACGGACTGAACACTCTAACGTGAGGGGCTTTGGGTCTTCTGAAAGCATGGCACAGTTGTCTTGTTCACTTGGCTTCCCCGGTTGTCCTGTTCCCGCGTTTCTTCCTCTCGCTCGCACCTTGCTTTCCCGCGCGTAAGCCACGGCCGCCACCAGCCAAGGCAACTTTACTCGCCGCGAAATTTTACAGATAACGCGGTAAGGCGGCTTCAAGGCCATAACAATCTGGCGTCTTGATTTTGACGTCTGACAAACTCTTGAGGCCTTAAGTGAGATGAGTCCGACTGACCGTGAAGGATGATAAAATGTTGCACCACAAAACCGCCTAACTGAGGTGATTTTTCTTTGGCTTTGCTACACGCTAGACGACAGGGATATTAACACGCCGATCATCTACACTGGCATTACTTCACGCCCCGCCTTCGATTAGACTGGAGGCGCTGCGAGGCTTTCTAACGGCGTGACTAAGCGATGGAAGTGTTGGTGCTCGTGCTGGCCGCTGCGTACTGTGACTTTAACGGCCAATAATTGTTTGTTGATCACTCGAAACACTGAAGGTTACATAGAAactacctcaacacacacacacacacacacacagagtaccgCAGCAAAGTCATTCCTCATAGTGAATGAAACTATGCCGCCATGGACTGCAGCTGCTCATCTCCGAGCCTGCGGGGCGAGGCGGTGCTGGGACACGCCTGACAGACGACACTGTTCGCTGCCTCTTAGTGGTTCACGAGTCAGGCCTGTGAGTGTCACGACCCGGCCTTCACTCCCTGACCCCGGTGGTACGCAATATCAAAACTGATTTACTATTCTTTATTCAATTCAATTAATGTTCCGGATAACAACATATGGTAATTTTCAATATAACACAATCATCCGTTTAGTTTGTGGTAATACCCATAGTACAAGTTATAAAGCAAAAATATAGAGATGCTAGTTTATCAACGaatcaagtatatatatatatatatatatatatatatatatatatatatatatatatatatatatatatatagatatatatatatacacacagaaacacacacacacacacatatatatatatatatatatatatatatatatatatatatatatatatatatatatatatatatatatatacacacacacacacacacacatatttgtaaaaaaaataaggtgtaCATGGCCGAGGTCCGGGAGTCGAGGAAGGAGACGGTCAACAAGACACGCAACCCAGGCGGCCAGACATCAGCGAACAATGAGCGTCGCTCCTGTCACACCGCAACAATAATGATTCTAAACAGATAAACATGCAgacgcctaaacacacacacacacacacacacacacacacacacacacacacacacacacacacacacacatacacacaccggtGCCCGCGAGCGCGCAAGGCGCGAAAGCACAAtgtatttagaaaaaaaaaagttaaaacagaAACGTTCATTTACGGAATCCCCGTCTTGCGTATATAAGGCAGAATACATCACTGAAGGAAATTACATTGCACAAGAATAAAAAGATTgcttatgaaaaaatatatcatAAGTGACATGAGATGATGCTGTGTGTGATACTACGCAAATGAACATGAGTTTGTGAATCGAActtttgctgctgctgatgtggaGAGAAGGTTGAGACGGCTTGATGAAAAGAAATGGCTGGACGATGTAAAAAAATGTGCGAACGAACGTGGACGGAATGGAGGAAAACAGTGAGTGCCATGGATCGGGCGAATGACTATCAGGCTGAGGTGGAGGAAGTGTGTTGAGGGCAAAATGCATGAACCAAATAAGCACTTTTATTAACCCTCTGCCGGATGGGGCTGCGGGCAGACGTGTGTGGTTATAGCGAATGGTGGAGTCTGGGAATGGACGGCGTACAGTGTGATGCTGTGTCATGTATTGAGTAGTTCATTCCACCGCTCGCTCTTCCTCCAATAACAACAAAGGGTTTCTATGAAGTTTGTTGGGACTCAGCTCTTTTATACTTGGGCGAAATAGAGGCAGACATAAATAAAgtaactgagatagatagatagaggacacacacgcacacacacacacacacacacacacacacacacacatatatatatatatatatatatatatatatatatatatatatatatatatatatatatatatatatatatatatatatatatatatatatatatatatatatatagagagagagagagagatcggtcgGTGGTTTTCGGTGACCTTCCTTTTACAAACAAAAATGAATTAACAACGACAACTATGTAGATACATGacacacaacaataacaacaacaactattacggAATATTACTAACACAGAGTTATATAACTCTGTGATTACTAAACCTGTGAATACGCGTGATTTGATGCTTTTCTTACATACCAAGAATTCCACTGGTATGCCATTCTGAGACTTAACCTAATCAGATGCTGAccgtaatagtagcagtagtagtagtagcaatagcagtaatAATGGCAGTGCCGATAATAGTGAATTAGTACTAAAAAcagaagtaacagtagtagcagcagtaacatCATGACTCAGCCTTATTATTAGTAAAAGGTTATCATCACTATTAAAACTGATACCAATAATACCACGCTCTGATTGCTGGAGGTACGGCTAAACTGATTTCTTCCTGTAAACACCTGCGTGCAACATCAATAACGGGAGCTCGCAAGGTAAGAGGgcaggggcgggaggaggagggaagggcgggaagCTGGgtgcgaggggaggaggaacggagggaggaaacGAAAGCTGGATAAACACCATCATGAGGAAGTTGTATGGAAGAGAAAAGTGACAAGCATcctggtctgagagagagagagagagagagagaagatttcgTGACACAAATAATACAACACATTATAATCAAGGCAACACTACTATTCCGCTGTGTTtacttaaaagaaaaataacccaACATGATGCGTTTTGTAGTAATATGTATTTTAAACTAAACTTAAATGCATACACAGTAACTTCACccctaacatctctctctctctctctctctctctctctctctctctctctctctctctctctctctcacatctgcTGGCCCTCTCCCCTTTTATTAGGCCATTCCTGACACTCTTCCCCTGCCTGGCTGACCACCTGATAATAAGCTGTAAAGCCAGGGTTCATCAATTTCTCTCGCCCCTGCCGGATAACAGGTCGACACCCTCCCTGAACAGCTTCACGTGAGGCcgggagggcgggaggaagagagagagagggagaggggagggaagagagagggaggggggtgacataagtggaaagatagggaggaggaggacgcggagggagggaaagataaaggtaaagagagggatagggacaggaagagggacagggagatggagaaaacttgagagagagagagagggggggggggacggggacGTAGGGGAGTCCAGATCACTCTCCGTACCGCACTCGACCGCAGGGGGATAAACAAtgaataaaaatacacacaaatccCCGTTTATCGTGTCGGTGTACACACTCACACGCGTAAATATTTGCAATAATTTCTGCTGTGATATTTCAACAGTTTTACGCATCCCGCCGggcctgtgtgcgtgcgtgtgtgtgtgtgtgtgtgtgtgtgtgtgtttgtgtgtgtgtgtgtgtagggtgctTGAGGTGGcagtgtgggtgagagagagagagagagagagagagtaacaccaTGAATGGATCGCCACCCCGCCACATACACGGTCCACCAACAAACTACGCGTCAACGGCGAATATTAACGAGTAAAGCGAGGCAAGATTTTATTTACAAACACCTGACAATTAATGCAAAGGCCGGCGGACGGGACggaacaggacaggacaggacagggcagggcagggtgtcagggcaggaggaggtgacgatggggaagggggggatgagGGATTTATGGAGTGAGAAATGGAAGGGTGTAAATGGAATGTTAAAGGAAGTTGTTAATAATACATCTAAAATAAcacctatttctactactactactactgcaactacttttactactgctcccactactaccaccacttctacttcTACAACCACTGCTATTACTGGCGCGGAGGGACGGTGGCCGGCGCGGTGCATGCATGAGTGGGTGGTTGCATGACTGACTGACCAGTTATTGGCTGCCGGTGGCTTTGTTCTGTACACTCACCTTCCGCCTCACTTGTTTCTTAATCAGTCCATCCTCGCAAAAATTTCAAGATTCCGTTTTCTATTTGACGGACCATTTAGCTGATACGTGTGTTGtacttgcttgtctgtctgtctgcctgagGGGTTTACTAATTGTTActttttactattatcattattatcacttttattattgtttttacccTTACAACGACTCTCCCCGTGGCAGTATTGTTGCATCATAATGATTTATCTATACACGTGTCGTTCCTCTTCTAACTTCACAGCAACTTTAATAATAAAACTAAGCTTTAATGTTTTGTACCTTTGATAGTTTTATTTGTTTAGTGTATTCGTTTCTTTGATTAAtttctctcatgtgtgtgtgtgtgtgtgtgtgtgtgtgtgtgtgtgtgtgtgtgtgtgtgtgtgtgtgtgttcgttcgtttatcttgtgtgtgtgtgtgtgtgtgtgtgtgtgtgtgtgtgtgtgtgtgtcggcaccTCCACCGTacacactctcctctcccttcccttccaccttcccataAACGTTCATTCATTCAACACAAAACATTTTCGTCACGTGTCTTCACCCCTTCGTCTCtgcgtttttcctttatttatctttgacttttatttttatttttaactccCGCGTAATATTTCCAAGACTTTAACGTTACATTTATTACGCTTGGTATTTCATTCGTTCACTTCCCTGAccacttgcttctctctctctctctctctctctctctctctctctctctctctctctctctctctctctctctctctccttcctctcttctctttcattcattcattactaCAACTGGTAATCAGTGTTTGtaaattccttctctctttcagtcGCCCTTCTCataacattccttcctctcaccttcattctttatctctccctcatcatcatcctgcCGCTCCCTCTCCTTGGTGAGCGCTTGGGAGGAGTGCGAGAGAGGTCACAGTCAGGGGTGAGAGGCGGTCAAGGTGAGAGGTCGTGCAGGACAGGTGCAGGAactgagagagaggaagtgagtaaAGGAAATATGAAACTCACTGCATGAAAATTACGAATATTTTGGGGAATAATTTACTTGGAGGTGACGCCGCTGTTAATTTCGTTTTACTCTAGTGTGGGTAGATAATTTATTTACtaatttacttattcattttacccttttatttatttatttgtgtttcctAATCGGGAATTCCAGGACAGTGCTGCGTttctgagaataaaaaaaaaaaaaaatgtctgcatGAATGCcctcaagataaaaaaaaaaggtacgaaAATATCACGAGAATAATATGAGTATGAAAGATATAACTATACAAAAAATATTTACAGACAGAAATACGTAAAGAatcatgcacgcacacacacacacacacacacacacacgaagacccCCTCCTGAGTGGAACTGTTAAAGCTCTGTGGTTACTCAGGTTAATGTACTGattatgtcctctctctctctctctctctctctctctcacacacacacacacacacacacatgcaaacaaggaaaaaaatggtcACTGTGTTTCTGTAGTACGAGAGAAACGCAACCGCAGAACGGACGTGGGAACAGAGTTGGGGATACCAGTGCATTATATATGCGGAGTAGACGGGCGGGccggtggttgggtgggtggaaCAGAGGGAGTGTGAGAGGGTGGAAGGGCGGGGAGCGACGGGCATCGAGGGAgatttggaagagagagagagagagagagagagagatgatacagAGTGTGGAGcataaagaaagaagat contains the following coding sequences:
- the LOC127004486 gene encoding protein abrupt-like translates to MLSAASDSLPIGITGEEDGEMVRNGDERNKMDVRRYELRWTHHQSTVVAEVGSLYRDAALVDVTLACEDQRTYQAHKLVLSACSQYFQGLFSRHSAHQHPIIFLKDVSGDECEALLTYMYRGEVSVSHDQIHRILRVANSLQVRGLADMEPSSSRPSSPAGDRGGHCPSSSPSPSTGPPTKCATPVSEPHSPNPPPLVNPQISIGASSHPTLSHPHPTSDPSPSPVRHPSVTAGAALTAAAIAAARPPQGPPPHPMHPDYHPYSLLPHRPYDLPGASGPSLLSVSEADINRDDLPKCPPGALARSPYSSLRVKPDLGGNNWDSPVDVTGVSPLPLGDPSRPPYPLSTAIFGSFLQHDPHPTASQPPYGRMFPISTLSPSAGPAQHDGE